The following is a genomic window from Thermodesulfovibrionales bacterium.
GCAAGCCAGACAGGTCATGCAACAAACATCATAGCAGGTCTTGCTGTTAGTATGAAATCAACCGGCCTTCCGGTCCTTGCCATCTCCGGTGCAATTCTCTGGGCCTATGCCCTTGGAGGTGGTTTTGATGGTAATCCTGGTTCAGGCCTCTTTGCAATTGCCCTTTCAGCAGTATCCATGCTTTCTATGACAGGAATAGTGGTATCCATAGACTCCTACGGTCCTATAACGGACAATGCAGGTGGAATTGCTGAAATGGCAGAGCTTCCAAAGGAGGTTAGAGCTGTCACAGACCCCCTTGATGCAGTCGGTAATACCACAAAGGCTGTTACAAAGGGTTATGCAATAGGTTCTGCAGGACTTGCAGCACTTGTGCTCTTTGCTGAATACTCAAGGGCCTTTGGTGAGAGTCTTGTATTTGAACTTTCAAATCCAAAGGTTCTTGTTGGTCTGTTTATAGGTGGACTTCTGCCATATTATTTTGGTGCCCTTCTTATGGAGTCTGTGGGTAAGGCTGCAGGTGGTGTTGTTGAGGAGGTCAGGAGGCAGTTCAGGGAGATTAAGGGTATAATGGAAGGAACAGCAAAGCCAGAATATGGTAAGTGTGTGGATATAGTTACAAAGTCAGCAATAAAGGAGATGATGATACCTGCCCTTCTGCCAGTGGTTGTTCCAATCCTGGTTGGATTCATTATTGGAAAGGAAGCACTGGGCGGTGTGCTTATAGGAAGTATTGTAACAGGACTATTCCAGGCAATTGCTATGACAAGTGGGGGAGGAGCCTGGGATAATGCAAAGAAATATATTGAAGACGGAGCATACGGTGGAAAGAAATCCGAGGCACACAAGGCAGCAGTTACCGGTGATACAGTGGGCGACCCTTACAAGGATACAGCGGGCCCTGCTATTAACCCAATGATAAAGGTTGTAAATATAGTAGCGCTGCTTATCGTTCCTTTGATTAAATAATACTGACTGTGTTATTCTAACGGGCTGGCTTCAGCCAGCCCTTTTTTATTTTTATATTAAACCTCTGGAGGTAAGAATTGATACTGAATATTTCAGCAGTTGAACCTGTTCGATACACTGGAAAGGCAAGGTTTAAGTTCAGATGTCATAAGGATATCTCATGCTTTACAAGATGCTGTAGCCGCATTGACATAATGCTTACACCCTACGACATCGTTGTGATGAAAAATAGATTAAAGATCAGCTCTTCAGAATTTCTTGAGAGATATACAAACATGATTGTTGATGAGAAATCGTCCCTGCCCTGCGTCTTTTTAAGGATGGACCGTGATAAAAAATGTCCCTTTGTTACCCCTGAAGGTTGCTCTATTTATGAGGATAGACCTGTGAACTGTCGATATTATCCGGTCGGGCACGGAATTATTAAAAAGGCAGTTGATAGGGAGATAGTTAATGAAGAGTTTTATTTTTTTCTTAAGGAGGACCACTGTAAGGGATTTCTTGAATACTATGAATGGACCATTGAAGAATGGTTAAAGGATCAGGGAGTTGAGAGCTATGATGATATTAACAGGGAATGGAGGCTCTTTCAGCTCAGGAGGAATGGACCTGGAGAGTCAATTGATACAAAAAAACAATCCCTTTTCTACCTCGCCTGTTACGATATGGATAGATTTAGAAGATTTATCTTTGAAAGCGGTTTTTTAAATCATTTTGATGTTCCTGAATCCCGTGTGGAACTTGTCAGAGAGGATGAAATCGAGCTCTTAAAACTGGGATTTGACCTTGTTAAATATCTCCTGATGATAGAGGAAACCTTTAACATTAGACAGAAATAGAATAAAAGAGGTCAAGGACATTCTTAAAGAAATTAAATGATAATTCATCAGGCATTTCAGCTACAAAGGCTCCTGAAATAAAGTTAACCCCGTTCCTTTTACAGTAAACCACTTTTATTTTAAGGATGAGTTCCTTACTTGCTGTTCTTATAGTGCTTATCTTTAAGCTGTAAATTTTGCCAGGCTTCAGAGGCTCCTTGATTATAAATTGAAGACCCTGCTGGCTTATATTTGTTATGATGCCTTCAATCATCTTGCCTTCTGCATCAATTGTAAGATTTATATATCTCCTTATAACCTCTGGAACAGGATATCTTAGATGTCTTCGCTTTTCGTTACTGGAAACTTTTGAAATCTCAGATGTGAATTTCAGGTCACTAGCAATCTGCAGGTATTTTACCCAGTTCATTATTTCATAGGTGCTTCGGAGAGCTTCTTGCAGAAGAGAGACCATCCTGGGTTCATTGCACTCCTTCAGTATCTGCTCAAGTATTTCTGATGTGCCGAAGGCCTTATTTATAAGGATATCAGACAGGCATTCGATATGTTTTTTTGTCTGTATAAAGCAGGAATCAAATCCTCCACATATTCTAAGACATCTGTCTATCATTCTAATTTGAGTTCCTTTTTTAACCAGCTTTTTATCTCTTCTGTAATTCCATACATGCCATGGACAGGTGGATGCACAGGTTGTTCCAGGGCACCGCGGAGTAATTCTTCAGGGATTTCATCAATGACACCTACTGTATCTGCCACATCACTTCTGTTTATCTTCATTAACATAAGGCTTGGTTTAGAGCCTGTTGTTTCTATATAAAAAACATAACCTATCATATTCTTAAGACTCTGAAATTCCTCTTCTGTCATCTGGAACCGTGGCTTCATTATTAAGGGGAGTGAGGCATCCCACTTAATGTTGGACAGGATATCTGGTCTTCTTTTAATATCCCTTAAGGTCTGCAGACTGAATATATTTATATCATCCTCATGCATTATAAATCACCTCCTTACAGGCCTTCTTTCCGGCACGATCCTGTGAGGAATTTTCCCCTCATTCCATTCCCTGGATACATAAAGATAACAGTAACAACTGCCATATTCCTTTATGTCATCATCCCTGTATCTGCACGGACAGATTATATCTTCATCCCTTTCTTTAATCCCTGTTGCGAGCCTGCAGGGACAGGATCTGTAACCGTAGCGTTCTTCATTTTTTAATAATCCACTTATAATCTCAAGGGTAAAATCCCTGTCCTTATTCAGTTCTATGCCCTGACTGGCTGCATATTTTTTTAATATATCATAAAGCTCTTCAGCAGTCACTGGCACTTTTCAGTCTCTGATTAAATTAAGAACTCGCTTTTTTAGCTCTTCCGGGTCATAACCCCTTATAACTTCAGCCACAACAAGGGTTGGATAGGTTGCCTGGGGATTGTACTTCATTAGCTCCTTTGTCATGAGCCATTGTTCTCCGCTATCCAGTGTATCTACCTCAATCAGTTCGTAGTGGATATTATTTTCGTCAAGAAATGCTTTCACCTTTTTACATACAGGACAGGTACTCAGGCTGAAGAGGGTTATTTTCTTCATCTTAATGTGTTAGAGAATCGGGGTCAATTGGAAAGTCCTTGAAGGTTTGACGTATGTTATCCATGACGTCTTCAAGCATCTCATCATTTGCCTTTAGAAGCCGTTCCATGGATACCTGAAGTTTTTTTGAGAGTTCAATAAGTGGAATATTTTTACCATAATGTCTCTCAGCAATCTCGATCTTGAGGGCATCATCAATAATTGAACGCCGCAGGTTTTCATCAGCCACAGATATTGCTTCACAGGCGATGTCGAAGGGCTGACCATTTTCAATATTCTTTCTTATTATTTCTATCGATCGTTTGTAAACCTGGTCATCAGACATGATAAATTATAACATAAAAAAGGGGAGCAGTCATTTAAAGAGTTTATTTTAAGCTTGCAGACTGCTCCCTGTAGTATCATATTTTGAAGGGATTTGCAAAAAGTATTATCAGTACTACAACAAGGGCATAGATAGCAAGGGACTCTATCATGGCAAGACCAATAATAAGCGTGGTCATTATCTTACCTGATACACCTGGATTCCTTGCTACACCCTCACAGGCCCTGCTAAGGCCGATGCCCTGACCTATACCTGTACCCAGAGCTGCTAGACCTATTCCAATAGCACAACCAAGGGCTGCCATTGCATAGTAATGGAGTTTCGCCTCATTAAGAGCTGCTCCCTCTTCTGCAAAGGCCAGAGGTGCCATGATATAAAGGACTGCAAGAGCAATAAGTGTTGCTACCGTGATTCTTTTCATCCCAGAACCTCCTTTCTTATAAGGATTTATGCCTTAAGCCTAAAGACCTAAAGCCTTTTTAATGAGATTCCTCAACAGCACCAGCAAGATAAAGAGTTGTCAGAAGAACAAAGACAAAGGCCTGTATTACGCTCACAAGAACTCCAAGTCCCAGTATTGCAACAGGCACAATCCATGGTGTAAGTAGAGCCAGTATTATGAGTATCATATGTTTTGCTATCATATTTCCAAACAACCTGACCGATAGCGTAACAGGTCTTGCAAGATGGCCGATTACTTCAATTACGAACATCATAATCATCAGCGGAAGTGCCCAGATGCTTTTCATAGGACCGAGAAAGTGATTTATGTATTTTATGCCATGAACCCTTATACCGTAATAATGAGTTGCTAGGAAAACAGGAACAGCCATAGAGGCTGTTGTGTTTATATTACTTGTAGGTGATTCAAAACCGGGGATAAGACCCATGAAATTACAAACAAGGATATAGAGGCCCAGAGTACCGATCAGAGGAAAAAACCTCGGTGCCCAGTGATGGCCTATGTTTTCTTCTGCAAGTTTCTTTAATTCTTCAACAAGTATCTCTACAAAATTCTGTATTCCTGTAGGAACAAGCTTTAGGGTACTTCTTATCATTAAAGCTACAGCAATCAGTATTATCATTGCAAGCCATGAATAGGTTACATATGGTGGGACACCATGAATCTCAATCAATAAAGGTGCTTCCACAGAAACCTCCTCACATAGTCCTAAATCATATCAGCCTTCGGTAGTGGCTGTTTACGCTGGTCAAGCTATAATACCCATCTCTAATACTAAAGTCAAGATTCGGTTGGCCTATTGAGGTATAAAAAATTTTATTGTTTTATAAAAGATTATAATCTAAGGCATAGTATTTTAAAAATTTGCCAGCCCGAATTAATCTCCTGATTACTTGACTTAATTATCTTTACCTGTTATAGTAAATGAGAATAATTATCAATTACAAATATGTCACACTGAAATATTTAAGAAATGCACATCAAGCTGGGCTGCATATTACATAGGCTTTCCCTGCATCCTTGAAGGATTTAAAATGAAGGAGAGTCAGAGAGGAAGACAAAAAGGTGGAGTATACGGAAGGATTGCCCTTGTGGGAAATCCAAATGTTGGCAAAAGCGTAATTTTCGGTCTTTTGACAGGAAGGTATGCCACTGTCTCAAATTATCCAGGTACAACCATAGAGATAACTTCTGCACCATGTTATCTAAACGGGAAGAAATATTTGATTATTGACACACCTGGTATCAACAATCTTATTCCCATGAGTGAGGATGAAAAGGTCACAAGAGATATACTGCTCAGGGACAGACCTGATGCTGTTATTCAGATTATTGATGCGAAAAATCTTAAAAGAGGGTTATTCATAACAATACAGCTTGCTGAGATGGGGATACCCCTAGTAGTTGATCTCAACATGATAGATGAAGCAAGGGACAGGGGGATTCTGATTGATGAGAAAAAACTGAGCGATGAACTTGGAGCACCTGTGGTTAGCACTATTGCCTCTCAGAAAAAGGGTCTTTCAGAGTTAAAATCTGCTACAGCCAGTCCGCAGGTGCCTTCAATTATGGTTAACTACGGAACTATTATTGAGGATGCCTTGAAAGAGTTAGAAATGCTATTGCCTGATTCTTCCATATCAAAGAGATCCATAGGCCTCATGATTCTTTCAGGTGATGAAACCCTTAAAGGCTGGCTGAGAGCGAGCCTTTCTGAAAAGACACTAGAGCGAATAGAGGAGATAAGGGACAGGTGCGCCGAGAAATTAAAAACAGATCCCGGGCTCATAATAAATGCAAAAAGGCTTGCCCTTGCAGAATCTATTGGACTTGGAGCCATAAAAAGAATTTCTGCAGGCTCAGGAGGATTAGCTCAGCTTCTTGGAAATTTAAGTATGCATCCATTATGGGGATTGCCGGTCCTTGGATTTGTGCTTTTTCTTCTTTATGAATTTGTAGGTATCTTTGGTGCTGGTACACTTGTTGATCTTCTCGAGGAAGGTCTTTTTGGAGAGTATATTAATCCTATGTTTACAAAAATTGTAGAGTTCATTATACCCTTAAGCCTATTAAGAGAGGCACTCGTTGGTGAATACGGAATGATAACAGTTGCTATAACCTATGCCATTGGCATTATTCTTCCAATAACCACCACATTCTTTATAGCCTTCTCAATACTTGAGGACTGCGGCTATCTTCCAAGGCTTGCTATCATGTCAAATAGATTGTTTAAAACTATGGGTCTGAGTGGAAAGGCAGTGCTTCCAATGGTCCTTGGCCTTGGCTGTGGCACTATGGCTGTAATGACAACAAGGATTCTCGAGACCAATCGCGAGAGACTTCTTGCTGCTTTTCTGCTTGCCCTTGCTGTGCCATGTTCCGCCCAGCTGGGAGTTATTCTTGGTATGCTCGGAAGTTTCTCCTGGAAAGCGACCCTTATATGGTTCTTTACAGTACTGAGTGTGCTTCTTCTTATGGGATCAATTGCCTCGAGGATTGTTCGAGGTGAGAGTTCAGAATTTTTTATGGAGATACCACCTATGAGGATGCCTGTTCTTGAGAATGTGCTTATAAAGACCTTTAACAGAGTAGTATGGTATCTCAGAGAGGCTGTCCCTCTTTTCATCTTGGGAACATTTATACTTTTTATATTGCACAAAATTGCTATTTTGGACTGGATAAAGCATATTGCATCACCCATTGTGGTAAATCTCCTTGGACTTCCTGAAAAGACCACTGAGGCCTTTTTGCTCGGCTTTCTCAGAAGGGACTATGGAGCAGCAGGTCTGTTTGACATGTCCAAGGAAGGGATTCTTAATCCTCTTCAGTCTCTTGTAAGCCTTATTACAATAACACTCTTTGTCCCCTGTCTTGCCCATTTTTTGATGATGGTAAAGGAATTTGGCCTGAGGGTTGCCTTTATGATTGTCCTTGTGGTTTTCCCAAGTGCAATACTCTTTGGAGGCCTTGTAAACCTGGTTTTGAGGAGTTTGAATATATCATTCTGAATATAGATGCCATGATTTTTCTTTAAAAGCATTAACAAGAAATATTTTTTATAAAATCATCTTAAAAATTTAATTTACATTGACAAAAGATGGCATCTTTTTATGTTCTAAAAGTATGCTTTTTATAAAGATTATTTCTTGCTTTTTTAGCTTTAAAGAACTGCATTTAGCTTATCCTTTTTTACAAATTCCACAAAATTTCTGAGTAACTTGAGCCCGAGGGCCTGACTTTTCTCTGGGTGAAACTGTGTGGCAATGATATTATCCTTCCAGATAGAGGATACAAACCACTGACCGTATTCTGTCTCTGTTGAAACAACTGACCTATCCTCAGGTACAACATAATAGGAATGGACAAAATAGAAATAGCTCCCTTCTGGAATATCCATGAAGATGGGTGCTCTTTTAATTATCCTTACACTGTTCCATCCCATATGGGGTATCT
Proteins encoded in this region:
- a CDS encoding PilZ domain-containing protein, whose product is MIDRCLRICGGFDSCFIQTKKHIECLSDILINKAFGTSEILEQILKECNEPRMVSLLQEALRSTYEIMNWVKYLQIASDLKFTSEISKVSSNEKRRHLRYPVPEVIRRYINLTIDAEGKMIEGIITNISQQGLQFIIKEPLKPGKIYSLKISTIRTASKELILKIKVVYCKRNGVNFISGAFVAEMPDELSFNFFKNVLDLFYSISV
- the atpB gene encoding F0F1 ATP synthase subunit A, which gives rise to MEAPLLIEIHGVPPYVTYSWLAMIILIAVALMIRSTLKLVPTGIQNFVEILVEELKKLAEENIGHHWAPRFFPLIGTLGLYILVCNFMGLIPGFESPTSNINTTASMAVPVFLATHYYGIRVHGIKYINHFLGPMKSIWALPLMIMMFVIEVIGHLARPVTLSVRLFGNMIAKHMILIILALLTPWIVPVAILGLGVLVSVIQAFVFVLLTTLYLAGAVEESH
- the feoB gene encoding ferrous iron transport protein B, which translates into the protein MKESQRGRQKGGVYGRIALVGNPNVGKSVIFGLLTGRYATVSNYPGTTIEITSAPCYLNGKKYLIIDTPGINNLIPMSEDEKVTRDILLRDRPDAVIQIIDAKNLKRGLFITIQLAEMGIPLVVDLNMIDEARDRGILIDEKKLSDELGAPVVSTIASQKKGLSELKSATASPQVPSIMVNYGTIIEDALKELEMLLPDSSISKRSIGLMILSGDETLKGWLRASLSEKTLERIEEIRDRCAEKLKTDPGLIINAKRLALAESIGLGAIKRISAGSGGLAQLLGNLSMHPLWGLPVLGFVLFLLYEFVGIFGAGTLVDLLEEGLFGEYINPMFTKIVEFIIPLSLLREALVGEYGMITVAITYAIGIILPITTTFFIAFSILEDCGYLPRLAIMSNRLFKTMGLSGKAVLPMVLGLGCGTMAVMTTRILETNRERLLAAFLLALAVPCSAQLGVILGMLGSFSWKATLIWFFTVLSVLLLMGSIASRIVRGESSEFFMEIPPMRMPVLENVLIKTFNRVVWYLREAVPLFILGTFILFILHKIAILDWIKHIASPIVVNLLGLPEKTTEAFLLGFLRRDYGAAGLFDMSKEGILNPLQSLVSLITITLFVPCLAHFLMMVKEFGLRVAFMIVLVVFPSAILFGGLVNLVLRSLNISF
- a CDS encoding YkgJ family cysteine cluster protein, which codes for MILNISAVEPVRYTGKARFKFRCHKDISCFTRCCSRIDIMLTPYDIVVMKNRLKISSSEFLERYTNMIVDEKSSLPCVFLRMDRDKKCPFVTPEGCSIYEDRPVNCRYYPVGHGIIKKAVDREIVNEEFYFFLKEDHCKGFLEYYEWTIEEWLKDQGVESYDDINREWRLFQLRRNGPGESIDTKKQSLFYLACYDMDRFRRFIFESGFLNHFDVPESRVELVREDEIELLKLGFDLVKYLLMIEETFNIRQK
- a CDS encoding glutaredoxin family protein, translated to MKKITLFSLSTCPVCKKVKAFLDENNIHYELIEVDTLDSGEQWLMTKELMKYNPQATYPTLVVAEVIRGYDPEELKKRVLNLIRD
- the atpE gene encoding ATP synthase F0 subunit C; amino-acid sequence: MKRITVATLIALAVLYIMAPLAFAEEGAALNEAKLHYYAMAALGCAIGIGLAALGTGIGQGIGLSRACEGVARNPGVSGKIMTTLIIGLAMIESLAIYALVVVLIILFANPFKI
- a CDS encoding ferredoxin:thioredoxin reductase, with translation MPVTAEELYDILKKYAASQGIELNKDRDFTLEIISGLLKNEERYGYRSCPCRLATGIKERDEDIICPCRYRDDDIKEYGSCYCYLYVSREWNEGKIPHRIVPERRPVRR